One Clostridium estertheticum DNA segment encodes these proteins:
- a CDS encoding zinc ribbon domain-containing protein has translation MPSAPNFNKIKDSISNGFGVISNKSEIFIEISKLKYKIHSEENSMEDLYKDMGKELYTLFKTNNHIDDSLLDYCNTLKKIETRIKALEKELHKIDNKN, from the coding sequence ATGCCTTCGGCACCTAATTTCAATAAAATAAAAGATTCAATAAGCAATGGATTTGGAGTTATCTCAAACAAGTCTGAAATTTTTATCGAAATATCTAAACTTAAATATAAAATTCATTCTGAAGAAAATAGTATGGAAGATCTGTACAAAGATATGGGAAAGGAATTGTACACACTTTTCAAAACTAATAACCATATCGATGACTCCCTATTAGATTATTGTAATACATTAAAGAAAATAGAAACCCGCATAAAAGCTCTTGAAAAAGAACTTCATAAAATTGATAATAAAAACTAA
- a CDS encoding MATE family efflux transporter — protein MDKSKQLGEENIGKLLMKFSIPAIVGMLVNALYNVVDRIFIGHIEGVGKIALTGVTVTFPIANIILAFGMLVGIGTAALISIKLGQQKKEEAERILGNALTLIIITSILVTIIGLIFLEPMLLKFGASSETLPYAKEYITIILIGVIFQNIGFGLNNSIRSEGNPRVAMFTMLIGGILNTILDPLFIFVFHMGTRGAAIATVISQAVNTIWVLYYFFGGKSVLKIRYKNLRLNAKVVMGIFAIGMSPFSMQIAASIVTIISNRSLVKYGGDLALGSMGVIMSIAMMVLMPIFGINQGCQPIIGYNYGAKKYNRVKQALKLAILAATVITTTGFIIIQLFPKQLISIFNKDPELLAIGAHGIRIYLFMIPVIGFQIVSSNYFQAIGKAKISIFLGLSRQVIILIPLLFILPRFYELNGVWMSGPSSDAIASILTAIFLFVEIKHLNRLHSEDKDVII, from the coding sequence TTGGATAAATCAAAACAATTAGGAGAAGAGAATATAGGTAAGCTACTTATGAAGTTCTCTATTCCAGCCATTGTAGGCATGCTAGTTAATGCACTGTATAACGTGGTAGATAGAATATTTATAGGTCATATAGAAGGGGTGGGGAAGATTGCCTTAACAGGAGTTACAGTTACATTCCCCATTGCTAATATAATTCTAGCTTTTGGAATGTTAGTAGGAATTGGAACTGCGGCACTTATATCTATAAAACTTGGACAACAAAAAAAAGAAGAGGCAGAACGTATTTTAGGAAATGCCCTTACCCTCATTATCATAACCTCGATTTTAGTAACTATTATAGGGCTTATATTTTTAGAACCTATGCTATTAAAATTTGGGGCTAGTAGTGAGACCTTGCCTTATGCCAAGGAATATATAACAATAATACTTATAGGTGTAATCTTTCAAAATATAGGCTTTGGACTTAATAATTCTATACGATCTGAAGGAAATCCAAGAGTAGCTATGTTTACAATGTTAATTGGTGGAATATTAAATACAATTTTAGATCCACTTTTCATTTTTGTTTTCCATATGGGAACTAGAGGAGCAGCTATTGCAACGGTTATTTCACAAGCTGTAAATACTATATGGGTATTATACTATTTCTTTGGTGGAAAGAGTGTATTAAAAATACGCTACAAAAATTTAAGATTAAATGCTAAGGTTGTAATGGGTATTTTTGCTATAGGCATGTCTCCATTTTCCATGCAAATAGCAGCAAGTATAGTAACTATTATTTCTAATAGAAGTTTAGTTAAATATGGTGGTGATTTAGCCCTGGGATCTATGGGAGTTATTATGAGTATCGCCATGATGGTACTAATGCCTATTTTTGGAATAAACCAAGGGTGCCAACCAATTATTGGATACAATTATGGAGCAAAAAAATATAATCGTGTAAAGCAAGCTTTAAAACTGGCAATACTCGCAGCTACAGTGATTACAACCACTGGATTTATAATTATACAGTTATTTCCGAAACAACTTATAAGTATATTTAATAAGGACCCAGAACTGCTAGCTATAGGTGCCCATGGCATTAGAATATACCTATTTATGATTCCTGTAATAGGCTTTCAAATAGTTAGTTCCAACTATTTTCAAGCTATAGGTAAAGCTAAAATATCCATATTTTTAGGACTAAGCAGGCAAGTTATAATCCTTATACCATTGTTATTTATTTTACCAAGATTTTATGAATTAAATGGTGTATGGATGTCAGGGCCTAGCTCAGATGCAATAGCTTCAATTTTAACAGCCATATTCCTATTTGTAGAAATTAAACATCTAAATAGATTACATAGTGAAGATAAGGATGTAATTATATAA